From the Paenibacillus sp. FSL H8-0548 genome, one window contains:
- the flhB gene encoding flagellar biosynthesis protein FlhB: protein MRNYRLKLDLQLFSQEKTEQATPKKKDEARKKGQIARSSDLPGSFILLFVFMGFIMLGGYYKQHVMALFNNLFENWLLMELTTENVMSLFNKVLIELLLILLPTFAITILIGILGNVVQFGFLLTGDPLKMKISKLNPIKGFKQIFSAKTLVEFLKSVLKLLIIGVLVYSTISSQWERILVLASLPVQQIFSFTAGMTIQLGIKIGAVLTALALADYFYQRYEHSKSLRMSKQDIKDEYKKSEGDPLIKGKIRERQRRMALQRMMQEVPKADVIITNPTHFAIALKYDATKMEAPRIIAKGMDHVALRIREIAKENGVITMENKPLARALYERAEIGDVIPPDLFQAVAEVLAYVYKLKGHVKSS, encoded by the coding sequence GTGCGAAATTACCGGCTAAAGCTTGATCTTCAGCTGTTCAGTCAGGAAAAGACAGAACAAGCTACTCCGAAGAAAAAGGATGAAGCTAGAAAAAAAGGTCAAATCGCCAGGTCCTCTGATTTGCCTGGTTCATTTATATTACTATTTGTTTTTATGGGTTTTATCATGTTAGGCGGATATTATAAACAGCATGTTATGGCATTGTTTAATAACCTATTTGAAAACTGGCTGTTGATGGAATTGACGACTGAGAATGTGATGTCGCTTTTCAATAAAGTTTTAATCGAGCTGCTCTTAATACTGCTGCCGACCTTTGCAATAACGATCCTTATTGGCATTCTCGGTAATGTAGTGCAGTTTGGATTTTTGCTGACAGGCGATCCTCTGAAAATGAAAATTAGCAAGCTGAACCCTATTAAAGGATTTAAGCAGATTTTTTCAGCTAAAACATTAGTAGAATTTTTAAAGAGTGTATTGAAACTCCTAATTATAGGAGTTCTCGTTTATTCAACGATATCGAGTCAGTGGGAGCGTATCTTAGTGCTCGCCAGCTTGCCAGTTCAGCAGATCTTTAGTTTTACTGCTGGAATGACCATACAATTGGGAATCAAGATTGGAGCGGTGCTAACTGCACTCGCGCTAGCGGATTATTTCTATCAGCGTTACGAACATAGTAAGAGCTTGAGGATGTCCAAGCAAGATATCAAGGATGAATACAAAAAGTCCGAGGGTGACCCGCTAATTAAAGGTAAGATTCGTGAGCGCCAGCGCAGAATGGCCTTACAGCGTATGATGCAAGAGGTTCCTAAAGCAGATGTCATCATTACTAACCCTACACACTTTGCTATTGCATTGAAATATGATGCAACAAAAATGGAAGCGCCAAGGATTATTGCCAAAGGCATGGATCATGTCGCGCTTCGCATTAGAGAAATAGCGAAAGAAAATGGTGTAATAACGATGGAAAATAAACCACTGGCCAGAGCGCTTTACGAACGTGCGGAAATTGGGGATGTCATTCCCCCAGACTTGTTCCAAGCTGTGGCTGAGGTTCTTGCATATGTTTATAAGTTAAAAGGTCATGTGAAATCATCATAA
- the flhA gene encoding flagellar biosynthesis protein FlhA, whose product MKAKDLVVLFGVIGIVLMMIIPIPVLLLDILIILNISIALMILLIAMNTREALDFSIFPAILLITTLFRLALNVSTTRNILSHAEAGEVVATFGSWVGGGQIAIGFIVFLILVVVQFIVITKGSERVAEVAARFTLDAMPGKQMSIDADLNAGMINEQQAKERRSKIAREADFYGAMDGASKFVKGDAIASIIILVINLVGGFIIGMAIHDLSFGESLSTFSILTIGDGLVSQIPALLISTAAGLIVTRAASEGNLAEDMTAQLFKYPKLLFIAAGTIGLLGLTPIGIFRTWPFAIMLAYGGWYMQKQVHKQQEQDDMLVEEQQIEEVRSPESVISLLQVDPIEFEFGYGLIPLADTQQGGDLLDRIIMIRRQCALELGLVVPVIRIRDNIQLKPNEYVIKIKGNTVARGDLLLNHYLAMSPGFEDDSVVGIETTEPAFGLPAIWIDEQMKERAELSGYTVVDPPSVVATHLTEIVKRHAHELIGRQETKQLVENVKESYPALIDELIPSILAIGDVQKVLSKLLREKVSIRDLVTIFEALADHGNYTKDPDILTEYVRQSLSRQITQQFSSAGDTLRVITVGPQLEKKIAESVQQSDQGTYIALDPVSTQQIYQKLNEHVNRQIQAGQQPVVLASPTIRMYLRQIVERTMQDVPVLSYSELEPNVEVQSVGVVNL is encoded by the coding sequence ATGAAAGCAAAAGACTTAGTAGTACTTTTTGGCGTAATTGGTATTGTGCTCATGATGATAATTCCGATCCCAGTCCTACTACTAGATATACTCATTATTTTAAATATTTCTATCGCCTTGATGATTTTGTTGATCGCTATGAATACGAGAGAAGCGTTAGATTTCTCCATATTCCCAGCCATTCTATTGATTACTACCCTATTTAGACTAGCGCTAAATGTCTCCACTACAAGAAATATACTATCTCATGCAGAAGCAGGCGAGGTAGTTGCTACATTTGGTAGCTGGGTTGGCGGCGGTCAAATCGCGATCGGTTTTATCGTCTTTCTCATTCTCGTTGTTGTCCAATTTATCGTCATCACCAAAGGTTCTGAGCGTGTGGCAGAGGTAGCTGCAAGATTTACGCTTGATGCGATGCCTGGTAAACAAATGAGTATTGATGCGGATCTCAATGCCGGCATGATTAATGAACAGCAGGCGAAAGAGCGCCGTTCCAAAATCGCAAGGGAAGCTGACTTTTACGGTGCTATGGATGGTGCCAGTAAATTCGTGAAGGGCGATGCCATCGCATCGATTATTATTCTCGTTATAAATCTCGTAGGCGGTTTCATTATCGGGATGGCTATACATGATTTAAGCTTCGGTGAATCCTTGTCTACCTTCTCCATCCTGACCATCGGTGATGGTCTCGTAAGTCAAATACCAGCGCTGCTCATCTCTACTGCAGCAGGCTTAATTGTAACAAGAGCGGCATCAGAAGGTAACTTGGCTGAGGATATGACCGCACAGCTCTTCAAATATCCGAAATTATTATTTATTGCAGCTGGTACGATAGGTTTGCTTGGTTTAACTCCTATCGGTATCTTCAGAACCTGGCCTTTTGCTATTATGCTTGCATACGGAGGCTGGTATATGCAGAAACAGGTTCACAAGCAGCAAGAGCAAGATGATATGCTCGTCGAAGAGCAGCAGATTGAAGAGGTTCGAAGTCCAGAGAGTGTAATTAGTTTGCTGCAAGTAGATCCTATCGAGTTTGAATTCGGTTATGGTTTAATACCACTTGCGGATACGCAGCAGGGTGGGGATTTGCTTGATCGGATTATTATGATTCGAAGGCAATGTGCTTTGGAGCTGGGGCTCGTTGTACCGGTCATTCGAATTCGCGATAATATTCAATTAAAACCAAATGAGTATGTCATTAAGATTAAGGGAAATACAGTGGCTCGCGGGGATTTGCTGCTTAATCATTATTTAGCGATGAGTCCAGGCTTTGAAGATGATTCCGTAGTCGGGATTGAAACGACAGAGCCAGCCTTTGGTTTGCCTGCCATTTGGATTGATGAGCAAATGAAGGAACGAGCGGAGCTATCGGGCTATACAGTTGTCGATCCTCCATCTGTAGTCGCAACGCATCTAACTGAAATCGTTAAGCGTCATGCACATGAGCTGATTGGTCGTCAAGAAACGAAGCAGCTTGTTGAAAATGTAAAAGAATCTTACCCAGCGTTAATTGATGAGTTGATTCCTTCTATTCTTGCCATTGGAGATGTACAGAAGGTATTATCCAAGCTCCTTCGTGAAAAAGTTTCTATTCGTGATCTTGTAACGATCTTTGAGGCATTAGCGGATCACGGAAATTATACGAAAGACCCTGATATATTAACGGAATATGTTCGTCAGTCTTTATCAAGACAAATTACACAGCAGTTTTCATCTGCAGGGGATACATTACGTGTCATAACTGTTGGTCCGCAGCTTGAAAAGAAAATTGCAGAGTCGGTTCAGCAGTCAGATCAAGGTACATATATTGCGCTCGATCCAGTTTCAACACAACAAATTTATCAGAAGCTGAATGAACATGTTAATCGTCAAATCCAGGCTGGCCAACAGCCCGTTGTTCTTGCTTCTCCAACGATTCGAATGTACTTAAGACAAATTGTAGAGAGAACAATGCAGGATGTTCCAGTACTTTCATACAGCGAGCTTGAACCGAATGTTGAAGTCCAAAGCGTTGGGGTGGTGAACCTATGA
- the flhF gene encoding flagellar biosynthesis protein FlhF, whose translation MRVKRYIVNALPEAVSMIRSELGKDAVILNTKEIKVGGFMGMFRKKKVEVIAAIESNQVNAPPVQQQRVQSPEVDAVVEQILQTAQRKTPSAAATAVMEPIIAQPVSGSPTKMEREQFIIDEIRDLREYMIKLSKQQSSNSAMSVHLIQLQEHLSEQEMDVLWIERLLQAIIDKQVEERSEYNKEQVWEHAGEQLEAWLRPYEGSGISSSARVVHFVGPTGVGKTTTIAKLAAEQTIKKGRKVGFITSDTYRIAAVDQLRTYANILNVPIEVVFSQMDLPRAMKQLAERDLIYMDTAGRNFRSELHVSEVNSLLQSSEPSETILVLSMTGKTRDMAAVAEQFCKYGVQKVLFTKLDETSVYGAIFNLIMNFELLPTYLASGQTVPDDIEKFQVDTYIQKLLRGNGS comes from the coding sequence ATGAGAGTAAAACGTTATATTGTGAATGCACTGCCCGAGGCGGTATCTATGATTCGCTCAGAGCTTGGGAAAGACGCTGTAATTTTGAATACAAAGGAAATTAAGGTTGGCGGCTTTATGGGGATGTTCCGCAAGAAAAAAGTGGAAGTTATAGCAGCCATCGAGTCGAATCAGGTGAATGCTCCACCTGTTCAGCAACAGCGTGTTCAGAGTCCAGAAGTGGATGCGGTTGTGGAGCAAATCTTGCAGACAGCACAGCGCAAAACCCCGTCAGCAGCAGCTACTGCAGTGATGGAGCCGATTATTGCTCAACCAGTAAGTGGAAGTCCTACAAAAATGGAACGTGAACAGTTTATCATTGATGAAATTAGAGATTTACGGGAGTACATGATCAAGCTCTCAAAGCAGCAAAGCAGCAATTCAGCAATGTCAGTCCATTTGATTCAGCTCCAAGAGCATCTGTCCGAGCAGGAAATGGACGTGCTATGGATTGAACGGTTACTGCAAGCCATTATAGATAAGCAAGTTGAAGAACGCAGCGAGTACAACAAAGAACAGGTTTGGGAGCATGCTGGCGAACAGCTTGAAGCATGGCTTCGACCATATGAAGGAAGCGGTATTAGCAGCAGTGCAAGGGTTGTTCATTTTGTTGGACCAACTGGTGTTGGCAAGACAACTACGATAGCTAAGCTGGCGGCAGAGCAAACCATTAAAAAAGGACGCAAGGTCGGATTTATTACTTCTGATACTTATCGAATCGCAGCGGTTGACCAGTTAAGAACGTACGCCAACATTTTGAATGTACCGATAGAGGTCGTTTTTTCTCAAATGGATTTGCCTAGAGCCATGAAGCAGCTTGCAGAGAGAGATTTAATTTATATGGATACTGCTGGTCGGAATTTTAGAAGCGAGCTGCATGTTTCAGAGGTGAATAGCTTACTTCAATCATCTGAGCCAAGCGAGACCATACTGGTTCTTAGTATGACGGGAAAAACACGCGATATGGCCGCAGTGGCAGAGCAGTTTTGTAAATACGGCGTTCAAAAAGTATTGTTTACGAAGCTCGATGAGACGTCGGTTTACGGGGCTATTTTCAATTTGATCATGAATTTCGAATTATTGCCTACTTATTTGGCCAGCGGGCAGACGGTGCCAGATGATATTGAAAAATTTCAAGTTGACACCTATATACAAAAGCTTCTTAGGGGTAACGGATCATGA
- a CDS encoding MinD/ParA family protein: MMDQAEALRNLVKQQELHEEGRTTRVVTVTSGKGGVGKSNFSLNFALSLQRLGKKVLVFDADIGMANIDVLMGVSSTYNLYHLLKQEKTIWEIVQEGPEGINFIAGGSGFRDLMDLSAEQLDLFTEEISKLHGKYDIILFDTGAGLSKETVKFITAAQETIVVTTPEPTSITDAYALIKMVKGMDLDVQFKLVVNRATDYREGKQTADKISLVTERFLQSNLPHLGILPDDPNVSKAVKRQIPFTVAYPGTEASVAIDRIARYFLEISQQPVSNSGIKGFLHKMFRLSR, from the coding sequence ATGATGGATCAGGCTGAAGCACTGCGTAATTTAGTGAAGCAACAAGAACTTCACGAGGAAGGTCGAACGACACGTGTCGTGACGGTAACTAGCGGCAAAGGGGGCGTTGGCAAATCAAATTTCAGCTTAAATTTTGCTTTGTCGCTACAACGGTTAGGTAAAAAGGTTCTTGTATTCGATGCAGATATAGGAATGGCCAATATCGATGTACTTATGGGGGTTTCCTCCACCTATAATTTATATCATCTTCTCAAGCAGGAAAAAACGATATGGGAAATCGTCCAAGAAGGACCGGAAGGGATTAATTTTATAGCTGGAGGTTCTGGATTTCGTGATTTGATGGATTTATCTGCGGAGCAGCTTGATCTTTTTACAGAAGAAATAAGTAAGCTGCATGGCAAATATGACATCATTTTGTTTGATACAGGAGCAGGTCTATCTAAAGAAACGGTTAAGTTCATTACTGCTGCACAGGAAACGATCGTAGTGACTACACCCGAGCCAACATCCATTACAGATGCTTATGCATTAATTAAGATGGTTAAAGGTATGGACTTGGATGTTCAATTTAAACTGGTAGTTAATCGTGCAACTGATTATCGGGAAGGCAAGCAAACTGCCGATAAGATCAGTTTGGTAACCGAGCGATTTCTGCAATCGAATTTACCGCATCTAGGTATTTTACCAGATGATCCCAACGTCTCTAAAGCGGTTAAACGCCAAATACCGTTTACTGTTGCTTATCCTGGAACTGAAGCCTCTGTCGCAATTGATCGAATCGCACGGTACTTTTTAGAAATATCACAGCAACCGGTAAGCAATAGTGGTATCAAAGGATTTTTGCATAAAATGTTTAGACTCTCAAGATAA
- a CDS encoding chemotaxis response regulator protein-glutamate methylesterase, producing MAPYRVLVVDDSGFMRKIISDLIVQDPQFIIVATAANGQEAIDAVHKWKPDAVTLDLEMPLMNGIEALQTIMREYPTPVIMLSGISEDNTRETIKALQFGAFDFIRKPSSAISNDIHQVGDFLLEKLRIAVLIKSYQPIISIHEKEKSTAIDVAPFMEDESSAKQKLLPREEPLLTKPRASIKDYSKLALPKEERKSSEQAAPVLPKKAILKKTMETPLNELKALEIVRKTVSKKPPNLSRSIDLDTPAARNTKANIPAAAFQHIVAIGTSTGGPRALHAVITALPADFPAPVLIVQHMPPKFTKSLAQRLDSFSELRVVEAEQGERVSAGVVYIAPGGYHMELAKDVNGFSILLTEQPQRNGHRPSVDVLFESMIAYRELERHAVIMTGMGSDGAKGIKLLVESGIKTAIAEAEETCVVYGMPRSAVETGCINKVLPLQHIASGLVQAVMK from the coding sequence ATGGCTCCTTATCGTGTACTTGTTGTTGATGATTCCGGGTTTATGAGGAAAATTATAAGTGATTTAATTGTTCAAGATCCGCAATTTATAATTGTAGCAACAGCTGCAAATGGACAAGAAGCGATTGATGCTGTTCATAAATGGAAACCGGATGCGGTTACATTGGATTTAGAGATGCCGTTAATGAACGGAATAGAAGCGTTGCAAACAATTATGAGAGAATATCCGACACCAGTTATTATGCTTTCGGGTATTAGTGAAGATAACACAAGAGAGACCATTAAGGCACTTCAGTTTGGTGCTTTTGACTTTATTAGAAAGCCATCAAGTGCGATATCCAATGATATTCATCAGGTTGGCGATTTTTTACTAGAAAAACTTCGAATAGCTGTTCTAATAAAGAGCTATCAGCCCATTATTTCTATTCATGAAAAAGAAAAATCGACAGCTATTGACGTCGCTCCATTCATGGAGGATGAGTCTTCTGCGAAGCAAAAGCTTTTGCCTCGAGAAGAACCGTTGTTAACAAAGCCGCGGGCATCTATTAAGGATTACAGCAAATTGGCTTTGCCAAAAGAAGAGCGCAAATCATCAGAGCAAGCAGCACCGGTCTTGCCAAAAAAAGCAATTTTGAAAAAAACAATGGAAACACCGCTAAACGAGTTAAAAGCTTTAGAAATTGTTCGGAAGACAGTTTCTAAGAAACCACCAAATCTTTCTAGGTCTATTGATCTGGATACGCCTGCAGCTCGAAATACAAAAGCAAATATTCCGGCAGCTGCTTTTCAACATATTGTAGCAATAGGCACATCTACAGGGGGCCCAAGAGCATTGCATGCAGTTATTACTGCTTTGCCAGCAGATTTTCCAGCTCCTGTCCTTATCGTTCAGCATATGCCGCCAAAATTTACAAAGTCTCTGGCCCAGCGGCTGGATAGCTTTAGCGAGCTGCGTGTCGTTGAAGCCGAGCAAGGCGAGAGAGTTTCTGCCGGAGTCGTCTATATTGCTCCTGGCGGGTATCATATGGAGCTTGCCAAGGATGTTAATGGCTTTTCAATCTTGCTGACAGAGCAGCCGCAGCGTAATGGACATCGTCCATCTGTCGACGTATTGTTCGAATCTATGATCGCTTATCGAGAACTAGAGCGACATGCTGTCATTATGACTGGCATGGGCAGCGATGGTGCAAAAGGCATTAAGCTTCTTGTTGAGAGCGGCATTAAAACAGCAATTGCTGAAGCTGAGGAAACTTGTGTTGTATATGGCATGCCTAGATCAGCAGTTGAAACGGGATGTATTAATAAAGTATTGCCGCTGCAGCATATAGCGTCTGGGCTCGTGCAAGCAGTGATGAAATAA
- a CDS encoding chemotaxis protein CheA, whose protein sequence is MDMNAYLSMFIDESNDHLQSLNENLLRLEGEPQELSIVQDIFRSAHTLKGMSATMGFEDLAALTHEMENVLDLVRNSKLKMDSFIFDTLFKGLDALEAMVQDIVGGGTGKADVTSIVASLQEILKSDYNADKTLVAPTVAAKAAGDSNGTISSALLLDEFQSSILLQSLEAGHNVFHIQISIRENCMLKAVRAYMVFDLLERSGEVIKSDPSVQDIEQEKFDFTFTVFTICRLTQEELQTQLLNISEIESAAVTLLDAESLSVLSHSTVAATAEAVVLVEPEAVSATAVSKDDASTPNSAPSKAAASAAQVTPASASRTIRVDIERLDALMNLFSELLIDRVRLEQLSSEIKRNDLTETVEHMTRVSSDLQSIVLKLRMVPVDSVFNRFPRMIRDIAKSLNKKIDLVITGADTELDRTVIDEIGDPLVHLLRNSADHGIETQEERIAAGKSETGTIHLRAFHSGNHVFIEVEEDGRGIDHARVLKTALKNGVVTEEQAKLLSHDEINMLIFAAGFSTADKISDISGRGVGLDVVRSKITSLGGNVTIDSVFGRGTKFSVQLPLTLSIISAMLIKLGSEKYAIPLTSIVETAIIRKEQILQVHGNKMIEFRNVIIPLVSLSKVLDSPDYDENDEQETEIVVVRKGEKWAAVMVDEFIGQSEIVLKTLGKYLTNVEAISGATILGDGYVALIIDPNALIK, encoded by the coding sequence ATGGATATGAATGCCTACTTATCGATGTTTATCGATGAATCTAATGATCACCTGCAATCCTTAAATGAAAACTTACTTCGGCTGGAAGGCGAACCTCAGGAGCTCAGTATCGTACAAGATATATTTCGTTCCGCTCATACGCTGAAGGGGATGTCAGCTACTATGGGCTTCGAGGACTTGGCTGCGTTAACGCATGAAATGGAAAATGTTCTCGATCTCGTTCGCAATAGCAAGCTTAAGATGGACAGCTTTATTTTTGATACGCTGTTCAAAGGGCTTGATGCCCTAGAGGCTATGGTCCAGGATATTGTGGGCGGTGGAACAGGTAAAGCGGATGTTACTTCTATCGTAGCGTCGTTGCAAGAGATATTGAAAAGCGATTATAATGCTGACAAAACATTGGTGGCTCCAACGGTAGCCGCAAAAGCTGCCGGAGATTCAAATGGTACGATATCGAGTGCACTGCTGCTCGATGAATTTCAATCTTCGATATTGCTTCAATCGCTAGAGGCCGGTCATAATGTGTTTCACATCCAAATCAGTATTCGCGAAAATTGTATGCTAAAAGCAGTACGTGCCTATATGGTATTCGATTTGCTTGAGCGGAGCGGTGAGGTAATAAAGTCAGATCCTTCCGTACAGGATATCGAACAAGAAAAATTCGATTTTACTTTTACTGTGTTTACAATATGTCGCCTGACACAGGAAGAGCTTCAAACGCAGCTTCTTAACATTTCAGAAATTGAGTCCGCTGCTGTAACTCTATTAGATGCAGAATCGTTATCAGTGTTAAGTCACTCTACCGTTGCTGCAACCGCAGAGGCAGTAGTGCTCGTTGAACCAGAAGCTGTTTCTGCAACAGCAGTATCGAAAGATGATGCTTCAACACCAAATTCTGCTCCAAGTAAGGCAGCTGCTTCGGCAGCACAAGTTACTCCTGCTAGTGCATCGAGAACGATACGAGTCGATATTGAGAGATTAGATGCGTTGATGAATCTATTCAGCGAATTGCTTATCGATCGTGTAAGACTTGAGCAGCTCTCTAGTGAGATTAAACGAAATGATTTAACGGAGACGGTTGAGCATATGACGCGTGTAAGCTCAGACCTTCAAAGTATTGTACTCAAGCTTCGAATGGTTCCTGTAGATTCCGTATTCAATCGCTTCCCTCGAATGATTAGAGATATTGCTAAGTCACTCAATAAAAAGATTGATTTAGTCATTACTGGGGCAGACACAGAGCTTGATCGTACCGTTATTGATGAAATTGGTGATCCGCTTGTACATTTGCTTCGCAACTCAGCAGACCACGGAATTGAAACGCAGGAAGAGCGTATTGCTGCTGGCAAGTCTGAAACGGGAACCATTCACTTGCGTGCCTTCCATAGCGGAAATCATGTTTTCATTGAGGTAGAAGAGGATGGCCGAGGCATTGATCATGCGCGTGTTCTAAAAACAGCACTGAAAAATGGTGTGGTTACTGAGGAGCAAGCTAAGCTGCTCTCGCATGATGAGATCAATATGTTGATTTTTGCGGCTGGCTTTAGCACTGCGGATAAAATTTCTGATATTTCAGGACGTGGCGTAGGGCTTGATGTCGTTCGCTCCAAAATTACATCTTTAGGCGGCAATGTTACGATAGATTCTGTCTTTGGAAGAGGAACGAAGTTTTCGGTTCAATTGCCGCTGACGCTCTCTATTATTTCTGCGATGCTGATTAAGCTAGGCTCTGAGAAATACGCAATTCCGTTAACCTCGATCGTTGAAACTGCTATCATCCGTAAAGAGCAAATATTACAGGTACATGGAAACAAAATGATTGAATTCAGAAACGTCATTATTCCACTCGTATCCTTGAGCAAAGTGCTTGATTCTCCAGACTATGACGAAAATGATGAGCAAGAAACGGAAATCGTAGTCGTTCGCAAAGGTGAGAAGTGGGCTGCAGTCATGGTGGACGAGTTTATCGGCCAAAGCGAAATCGTACTAAAAACATTAGGGAAATATCTGACTAATGTAGAAGCTATTTCTGGTGCTACGATTCTTGGAGACGGTTATGTTGCTTTGATTATTGATCCGAACGCATTAATCAAATAG
- a CDS encoding chemotaxis protein CheW — MGEELKVIVFALGNEEYGIEVDKVRTIERLSPITRVPKTAAFIKGVINLRGIVVPVIDLRGRFNLTETTPTENSRIIVVAVADIEVGFIVDSANDVIDIDTDTIDLPPEIVGGIKAKYLRGIAKLGEGRLLIMLNLSEVLNKSEIIQIEQLEV, encoded by the coding sequence ATGGGAGAAGAATTAAAGGTTATTGTGTTCGCGCTCGGCAATGAAGAGTATGGGATTGAAGTAGACAAGGTGCGTACGATTGAGAGATTATCACCGATCACTCGTGTCCCGAAAACAGCTGCATTTATTAAAGGTGTTATTAATTTGCGCGGCATAGTCGTACCTGTAATTGATTTGCGTGGTCGATTTAATCTAACGGAAACGACGCCAACTGAAAATTCTAGAATCATTGTTGTTGCCGTAGCTGACATCGAAGTAGGGTTTATCGTAGATTCCGCTAATGATGTCATCGATATTGATACCGATACGATTGATTTGCCACCTGAAATTGTTGGAGGCATTAAAGCGAAATATTTGAGAGGCATTGCAAAGCTTGGTGAAGGTCGACTTCTCATCATGCTGAATTTGTCAGAAGTATTAAACAAAAGCGAAATTATTCAAATAGAGCAGCTTGAGGTTTAA
- a CDS encoding chemotaxis protein CheC produces the protein MSLYSSFEAFELDVLKEVGNIGAGNAATALSRLLNKPVDMAVPKVSLVPFEEIAERVGGSEQIVIAVFLRVEGEAPGNMFFIIEEGSARRILQQLLSINIEVQEGYTEMELSALCEIGNILAGSYLSSLADFTHLTMAPSVPAIAVDMAGAILSYGLMQYGEMGDSALLIETTFLEDCQSLEGHFFLIPDPESFEKIFRALGVVSE, from the coding sequence GTGAGTCTCTATAGCAGCTTTGAAGCATTTGAACTTGATGTACTGAAAGAAGTCGGCAATATTGGAGCTGGAAACGCAGCTACAGCATTATCTCGCTTGTTAAATAAACCGGTTGATATGGCCGTACCAAAGGTCAGCTTAGTCCCATTTGAAGAGATAGCCGAGCGTGTCGGCGGTTCCGAACAAATTGTCATTGCAGTGTTTCTTCGAGTAGAAGGGGAAGCGCCTGGAAATATGTTTTTCATCATCGAAGAGGGTTCTGCTAGACGGATTTTACAACAGCTGCTCTCTATTAATATAGAAGTGCAAGAAGGCTATACGGAAATGGAATTATCAGCGCTTTGCGAAATTGGCAACATTTTGGCAGGCTCCTATTTATCGTCTTTAGCTGATTTCACTCATTTAACGATGGCCCCATCTGTTCCAGCTATTGCAGTAGATATGGCAGGCGCAATTTTAAGCTATGGTCTTATGCAATACGGTGAGATGGGAGACTCGGCCCTGCTTATTGAAACGACATTTCTAGAGGATTGTCAATCACTCGAAGGACATTTTTTCCTCATTCCAGACCCAGAGTCGTTTGAAAAAATATTTAGGGCTTTGGGAGTCGTTAGCGAATGA
- a CDS encoding chemotaxis protein CheD: MIQQNLVKVGMADLNIAADGAVLKTTGLGSCVGLTLYDPVRKIAGMAHVMLPSSEIARETKLNLAKYADTAIPELLDRMIAAGAYVERMKAKMAGGAQMFAMSSHTDSLRIGPRNVDSCVEMLRRFEIPIISQDTGGNFGRTIEFNSVTGILSIRSVQFGTKEI, encoded by the coding sequence ATGATACAACAAAACTTGGTCAAAGTAGGCATGGCAGATTTAAATATCGCAGCAGATGGAGCTGTACTTAAAACGACTGGCTTAGGGTCTTGTGTTGGACTAACATTGTATGACCCTGTACGAAAAATAGCCGGTATGGCTCATGTGATGCTGCCTTCTTCAGAAATTGCCCGTGAGACCAAATTAAACCTTGCGAAGTATGCAGACACTGCCATTCCCGAGCTGCTTGATCGAATGATAGCGGCCGGGGCTTACGTTGAACGAATGAAAGCGAAAATGGCAGGTGGTGCACAAATGTTTGCCATGTCTAGTCATACGGATTCTTTGAGAATTGGCCCTCGCAACGTAGATTCATGTGTAGAAATGCTGCGGAGGTTTGAAATACCCATTATCTCTCAGGATACGGGCGGCAACTTTGGCCGAACGATTGAGTTTAATAGTGTTACAGGTATATTGTCTATTAGAAGTGTACAGTTTGGAACAAAGGAGATTTGA